From a single Gemmatimonadota bacterium genomic region:
- the era gene encoding GTPase Era translates to MAFKSGYVIIAGRTNVGKSTLFNALVGERLSIISPKPQTTRNNILGIVTDKQTQMIFLDTPGILSARYRLHEFMNRQIGRAYQSADVLLGIVDGSKFDTSYDTEVRQIFEQWNIPKIIAVNKTDLISHAQAQRCEQQIRTSRSPQTVLSVAAISGQGIQALHTALRHALPEGPQYYPEDMLTEQPERFFVAELIREEVFHHLRQELPYATAIDIEAFEENRSKVYIQANIIVERNSQKGIVIGRGGKTLKTIGHRARKKIEAFLEHPIYLDLHVKVYENWRKKDTALRSLGYGL, encoded by the coding sequence ATGGCTTTCAAATCTGGATATGTCATAATCGCGGGACGCACCAATGTCGGCAAATCCACGCTTTTTAATGCACTCGTGGGGGAGCGCCTATCCATTATTTCGCCCAAACCCCAAACGACCCGTAATAATATCCTGGGCATTGTGACAGATAAACAGACCCAAATGATATTTCTCGATACCCCCGGTATCTTGTCTGCGCGCTATCGCCTTCACGAATTTATGAACCGACAAATCGGGCGTGCATATCAAAGTGCCGATGTGCTTTTGGGCATTGTCGATGGCTCAAAATTTGATACTTCCTATGACACCGAAGTACGACAAATCTTCGAACAATGGAATATTCCCAAAATCATTGCTGTAAACAAGACTGACCTCATATCGCACGCGCAAGCCCAACGCTGCGAGCAACAGATTCGCACATCACGCTCACCACAGACCGTTTTATCCGTGGCGGCCATTAGCGGTCAGGGCATACAAGCCCTTCACACAGCTTTGCGCCATGCACTGCCGGAAGGCCCACAATACTATCCGGAAGATATGCTCACCGAACAGCCCGAAAGATTTTTTGTCGCGGAACTCATTCGAGAGGAAGTCTTCCATCACCTGCGCCAGGAATTGCCCTATGCAACGGCAATCGACATTGAGGCTTTCGAAGAAAACCGCTCCAAAGTCTATATTCAGGCCAATATCATTGTCGAACGCAATTCACAAAAAGGCATTGTCATAGGACGAGGGGGAAAAACCCTTAAAACCATTGGACATCGGGCACGAAAAAAAATCGAGGCATTTTTGGAACACCCAATTTACCTCGACCTGCATGTCAAAGTCTATGAAAACTGGCGCAAAAAAGACACCGCCCTTCGCAGCCTGGGATATGGTCTATGA
- a CDS encoding lysylphosphatidylglycerol synthase transmembrane domain-containing protein → MMKNFLKLAASLVLMGGFLWAAFRDVKWVRLEEALQTANPLWLLLSAIIIIASGLPRAWRWRILLSPVAPNISIRAAFWAVMVAYAGNVVFPRAGEVARALALERDHPTGISAILATVIVERLLDILTLLIILGVVLFFAREQIGAAFPWLEPIALLTLPIILFAFVFLGLLSARGERGLSIFHRLLARLSPRLADGATHILRSFLQGMRAIHTVEGYAGILVSTLILNSLYLFAMYLPFYSFGLSHKYNLGLFEAMVVMTIATIGFVFPSPGGIGSYHFFCAETLHHFYHVPTEIALAFATSVHAVAILGFLLFGGPPLIRLLWYKKAKK, encoded by the coding sequence ATGATGAAAAATTTTCTCAAACTCGCAGCAAGTCTCGTGTTAATGGGGGGCTTTCTCTGGGCAGCGTTTAGAGATGTCAAATGGGTGCGTCTCGAAGAGGCTCTGCAAACTGCCAATCCCCTGTGGTTACTCCTATCGGCCATCATCATCATTGCGTCGGGCTTGCCGCGCGCCTGGCGCTGGCGCATTTTGCTATCACCCGTTGCCCCAAATATTTCCATTCGCGCGGCATTTTGGGCTGTCATGGTCGCCTATGCGGGCAATGTCGTATTCCCTCGTGCTGGCGAAGTCGCCCGTGCCCTTGCCCTCGAAAGGGATCACCCCACCGGCATCAGTGCAATCCTGGCGACAGTAATTGTAGAACGCTTGCTCGACATACTCACCCTCTTGATCATCTTGGGCGTGGTTTTATTTTTTGCCAGAGAGCAGATCGGCGCGGCATTTCCCTGGCTTGAACCAATCGCCTTACTGACATTACCCATCATTTTGTTTGCTTTCGTATTTTTGGGACTGCTCTCAGCCCGCGGAGAACGCGGCCTGTCCATTTTCCACCGCCTGCTGGCGCGCCTCTCTCCCAGGCTGGCCGATGGTGCAACCCATATTTTGCGTTCTTTTTTACAGGGCATGAGAGCTATTCACACTGTAGAAGGCTACGCGGGAATTCTGGTATCAACCCTGATTCTCAATAGCCTTTATTTGTTTGCCATGTACTTGCCCTTCTACAGTTTTGGATTATCACATAAGTACAACCTCGGTCTGTTTGAAGCTATGGTTGTAATGACCATCGCCACGATCGGATTTGTCTTTCCCTCACCGGGTGGTATAGGCTCCTATCATTTCTTTTGTGCCGAAACGCTCCACCATTTCTACCATGTGCCAACAGAAATCGCATTGGCATTTGCCACGTCGGTACATGCAGTCGCAATCCTCGGCTTTCTTTTATTTGGCGGCCCCCCACTGATCAGACTCCTCTGGTACAAAAAAGCTAAAAAATAG